From one Amaranthus tricolor cultivar Red isolate AtriRed21 chromosome 17, ASM2621246v1, whole genome shotgun sequence genomic stretch:
- the LOC130804271 gene encoding uncharacterized protein LOC130804271 codes for MQPEKISRIDTSELRAQLLKKIGPERFKRYFYCLNRFINQKLSKCEFDKSCYQILGRENLPLHNQIIRAILKNACSAKTPPEAGSAKIGLSAGNNVPVLEDGYGQGVGVAQNQSSMAPVWSNGVVLPPSPRKVRSGVRERKLRDRPSPLGPNGKVDSASHQSTATDDDGFKVVENGDLMGYDYQQRLQRPVGLAEQSEKEKLMIKSSVDVPGSVRGKEQNDVVKNEEETEQTSRPKVSRSPLVAPLGIPFFSGGARRSLPVTHIGNCVSCFDIAALSDSDMLRRRMGQIAAAQGLGGVTMECANTLNNMLDVYLKRLISSCLELVGSRSTSDPMTYAVQKQQIHGKLMNGLWPSNHLHMQSGGPPVEEQRVHSVSLQDFKTAMELNPQQLGEDWPLLLEKISMQAFKE; via the coding sequence ATGCAGCCCGAAAAGATTTCTCGAATCGACACGAGTGAGCTCCGGGCTCAGTTGTTGAAGAAAATTGGGCCAGAGAGGTTTAAGAGGTATTTCTATTGTTTGAACAGATTTATAAACCAGAAGTTAAGTAAGTGTGAGTTTGATAAGTCGTGTTATCAAATACTCGGAAGGGAAAACCTTCCTTTGCATAATCAGATTATAAGGGCGATTTTGAAGAATGCTTGTAGTGCCAAGACCCCTCCGGAAGCGGGTTCAGCAAAGATTGGTTTATCAGCTGGAAATAATGTACCTGTTTTGGAGGATGGGTACGGTCAGGGCGTGGGTGTCGCTCAGAATCAGAGTTCAATGGCTCCTGTTTGGTCTAATGGGGTTGTTTTGCCTCCGTCTCCACGGAAGGTGCGGTCTGGGGTTCGAGAAAGGAAGCTTAGAGATAGGCCAAGTCCTCTTGGGCCTAATGGAAAAGTAGATTCTGCATCACATCAATCGACTGCGACTGATGACGATGGTTTTAAGGTTGTAGAAAATGGGGATTTGATGGGTTATGATTATCAACAGCGTTTGCAGCGGCCGGTAGGGCTCGCTGAGCAATCGGAAAAAGAGAAGCTGATGATAAAAAGTTCGGTAGATGTTCCAGGTAGTGTCCGAGGTAAGGAGCAGAATGACGTTGTTAAGAATGAGGAAGAGACGGAACAAACTAGCCGGCCAAAGGTATCGAGAAGTCCTCTTGTTGCTCCTCTCGGGATTCCATTTTTCTCTGGTGGGGCCCGGAGATCATTGCCTGTGACGCACATTGGCAATTGCGTCAGCTGCTTTGATATCGCTGCGCTTTCTGATAGTGACATGCTTAGAAGGCGAATGGGGCAGATTGCGGCTGCTCAAGGTCTTGGAGGTGTTACGATGGAGTGTGCTAATACCTTAAATAACATGTTGGATGTATATTTGAAACGATTGATCAGTTCTTGTTTAGAGTTAGTTGGTTCTAGATCAACAAGTGACCCGATGACGTATGCTGTTCAGAAGCAGCAAATTCATGGCAAGCTTATGAATGGTCTCTGGCCGAGTAACCATTTACATATGCAAAGTGGTGGTCCTCCTGTAGAAGAACAGAGAGTTCACTCTGTTTCTTTGCAGGATTTCAAGACCGCGATGGAGTTAAACCCTCAACAACTTGGAGAAGACTGGCCTTTGCTTTTGGAGAAGATATCCATGCAGGCTTTTAAAGAGTAA